From the genome of Nicotiana tabacum cultivar K326 chromosome 2, ASM71507v2, whole genome shotgun sequence:
ACGGGAAAAAACTAAAATTGCTAGTTAAAACCTTTACAACGGAATGTTCTTACTACTTTTATTTTATGTAGTATGTGCCGTGGAGTCCAATACTGATAGCACATCTTAATCTCCTTTCCAAAACCATAACTTCTCTACTGGAGTTCCCAGTACAGAGGACTCAAACAGTTGATTCCAACTTATTTGGTATAGAGGCCTAGATGATCGATTGATAAAAGTCTCCATTGTCAAAAACAGTAATTTCATTATGTTTGATGTCTCTCATCCTTTTATCTGATGAATTGGTGCAGAAGATAGCTGGATCTATGCTTATTTAGATTTGGTTTGCTATGtcatgaaaaaaaaattccaaactgtTCGCTCTGATAATTGCTCATTCTTTGTGCTTTAATGTGAACAGATGTTTGCATTGTTGGTGTTGCCCGTACTCCAATGGGAGGCTTCCTTGGTTCTCTTTCTTCGCTGTCAGCGACCAAACTTGGATCAATAGCCATTGAGGGTAGGACTCTAGCTATTTTACACTGTTATTTCATTTGTGAAAACCCCCGATCACTGGCAATTGCAATTTCGTTGAGTTTCAATTAATCTCTCTATTCTTTGAACTTTAGGTGCTCTTAAGAAAGCTAATGTTGATCCATCACTAGTAGAAGAAGTATTCTTTGGGAATGTCCTCAGTGCAAACCTGGGACAGGCTCCTGCTAGGCAAGCAGCATTAGGTGCAGGAATACCCAATACAGTAGTTTGTACAGCTGTGAACAAAGTCTGTGCATCTGGGTTGAAAGGTGTGCACCTTCCTGTTATATTGATTTCCTAGAGACCTCTTCCCCCTTTTACAACTGTTATGTGAGTGAAAGAGGTGGTATTCATTTCTGACAAGATATAATTCTTATGGCTTTGCAGCAACTATGCTTGCAGCTCAAAGTATCCAGTTGGGCATCAATGATGTTGTGGTGGCTGGTGGAATGGAAAGCATGTCCAATGTTCCGAAATACATTGCAGAAGCAAGGTTTGCGTTCTTCAAGAGTCGAATCATTGTGCTACTACATTTTGTTTGAGCTGTGAAGCCCCTAGTCTCCCCTAAGCAAAGAAGGATAGTGATACAGTTGAAACTTTTTTTCGAATGACGGACTTTACAAAGAATGATGCCCTTTCCCAATTTTTTCCCACATTCCTTAGGCACATCTCATAGTAATGTCTACAACTTCATACCTACCCGTGTTGTGATTCAACAATGTACACATGTCCCCAATTCTTAATAAGCCTAACAATTGCAAAGCCAGCTCGTATTGCTATTGACCAGCTTTCCTCACTTCTTATTTTTCATGCTTCCACCTAAACCAGTTTATGATCTGTTCTTTGTCAGCCAAATTTTTTTTAACCTCTCCCCACCGAGTTTTATATGGTTATTTATTGTTTGGAACATGGTAGACTGTTGCGCTGGTCACTTGTATTTTTGCCTTTGAAGAAGTTCTGATTAGTTATGGTACTTCAATTCTGTGTTATCAATACCCTTCATTGCCATGATTGCAGGAAGGGATCTCGTCTTGGACATGATAGTCTTGTTGACGGAATGCTTAAAGATGGTTTGACTGACGTATATAAGGATTGTGGTATGGGAGTTTGTGCAGAAATATGTGCTGAAAATCATAAAATCACAAGAGAGGAGCAGGTTTGTCTTTTTCACACGTCTTTGCTTTTACTTGATGTGCTGCAAGGTCGGCTTTGATTTTAACTCTGACGTATAGCTTTGTCTGCTCTTGGTTTATCTAATTTTTGCTTATATGCCAATTCCTTGCTATCTTTCCTTTTGCTTTGTTTTGATGTTTAAAAATAGATTCCACCATTTGAAGAAGGTTCCGCTTTTGTGAGAATCAATTAAAGGTTCCGATACATGCTGTCCCCCACTTTTCtaatttctctttttattttttaatatgaaGTTGAACCCTTTAGATTATCTATCTTACCACACTCCTCATATTTGAAACCAAAGTAAAGTAGCATTCTGTTTTTTCTTTGATATCAGCCATCTGCTTTGTAAATTTGCtgaaaatctttttattttctgaagGAGTCCAGTACTTATGTCTCACTTATATATGCAGGATGACTATGCAGTTCAAAGTTTTGAACGTGGCATCGCTGCTCAGGAAGCTGGTGCTTTTGCATGGGAGATTGTGCCGGTAATATGACTTGCTCTTGGTCTCTAAATATTGCTCCATACTCAAAAAATGCATGTTACAGTTTGTTTGTCGCTGTTCTGACGAATCCTGACAATTTGCAGGTTGAGGTGCCTGGGGGAAGAGGAAAACCATCCATTATTGTTGATAAGGATGACGGTCTAGGAAAGGTGAGTACATTGAGTTGGCTTTTTGTCACTCAAAGCAAAACAAAATGACATACATGCTTTGTTCTTCACATCTTCTCTTCAAGTATCAAGTCCTCTTTGATACTTAATTTACTGAACCTCAGACCTACTTGGATGAGAAGAGAAGTAGAATAGCTAGAAGTGAATATTAAATGCAGCATAGAAATcactttaatttcttttttagcGGGATTAAAGAATATTAGGAATAATTACATAGTACCCCATCTTTATGCCTTCGGGGCACCAAAAGGATCAGATATGTGAATTTACTTTTTTGGCACTTAAAAGATGTTCATGATATAGTCACGTGCATTTATAGTGCTTGTCGTC
Proteins encoded in this window:
- the LOC107765596 gene encoding acetyl-CoA acetyltransferase 2, encoding MAPAAADSIKPRDVCIVGVARTPMGGFLGSLSSLSATKLGSIAIEGALKKANVDPSLVEEVFFGNVLSANLGQAPARQAALGAGIPNTVVCTAVNKVCASGLKATMLAAQSIQLGINDVVVAGGMESMSNVPKYIAEARKGSRLGHDSLVDGMLKDGLTDVYKDCGMGVCAEICAENHKITREEQDDYAVQSFERGIAAQEAGAFAWEIVPVEVPGGRGKPSIIVDKDDGLGKFDGAKLRKLRPSFKEKDGTVTAGNASSISDGAAALVLVSGEKAIKLGLNVIAKISGYADAAQAPELFTTAPALAIPKAIKSASLEASQIDFYEINEAFAVVSLANQKLLGLNPEKVNVHGGAVSLGHPLGCSGARILVTLLGVLRQKNGKYGAAGVCNGGGGASALVLELV